The Immundisolibacter sp. DNA segment CATCTCTTCCAGACCCAGCAGGCCCTCACGGCGCGCCACGTTGCCCCATTCGACGATCTTCTCCAGCGTGGACTTGAAGTCCAGCTTGGGTGGCAGGAACACCCAGGCGGCCATCTTCATGGCCTTCATGAAAGTTGGCAGCGGCGTTTGCACCATGACGGAACCCACCGTCCCGCCTGCGACGATGACGAAGGCGGCTCCCTGCAGCAAGGAGCCGACATGCCCGCCCTCAAGCGCATTGCCGCCCAGGATGGCGATGAACGCCATCGCCACACCGGCGAAACTTAGAATATCCATGCGCCAGACCCCGCCCTAGCTTCCGCTCAGTCCCGATCGCCCAGGCGGCTGCGCAGGCGCAGCAGGGCCTGGCCATGAATCTGGCACACCCGCGACTCGCTCACGCCCAGGATCTCGCCGATTTCCCGCAGGTTCAGTTCCTGCTCGTAATACAGCGACATGACCATGCGTTCGCGTGGTGGCAAGTCGCCCACCGCACCGGCGACCCGCTCACGCAAATCCTCGTCCTCCACCTGCGCCTGCGGTCCTGGCGAGGCATCGGCGATGTTGTTCTCCCAGGGCTCCTCGTCCTCGCCGGCGAGGTCACCGAAGCGCAACACGCCGAACTCCGAGGCCTCTCGCACCAGGGTGAAATAGGCCTCCATATCCATGCCAAGCTGGCGCGCAATGGCTTCCGGCGGCGCCTCGCCGCCGAGCTCGCGCTCGGCCGCCCGGGTCGCTTCGGTCAGTTGCCGCAGCTTGCGCAGAGCAGTGCGGGGCAACCAGCCACTGCGGCGCAGTTCATCCAGCATGGTGCCGCGAATGCGAATGCCGGCGTAGGTCTCGAAACTCGCCCCCTGACCGTCGTCGTAACGACGCGCCGCTTCCATCAAGCCGATCATGCCCGCCTGGATCAGGTCATCCACCTGCACGCTGGCCGGCAGTCGTGCCAGCAAGTGGTAGGCAATGCGCTTGACCAGTTGTGCGTGTTCACGCACCAGGCGGTCGATCTGGTCGGCAGCCGCATCAGGCTTGGCCGCTTTCTTGTACGCAAGAACCGCATTCATGCTTCTCCTCCTACAGCAACCGAAAGGGGCTGCACCATCCGCTCAAAGAAAAACTCCAGATGTCCGCTGGCGCCGCAGGCTCGCGGCCAGTTCTCCACCTGCTCGGCCAGTTGCCTGAAGGCGAACGCCGACGGACTGCGGGGAAACGCCTCCATCACGGTCTGCCGGCGCTGAATGGCCTTGCGCAGGTAATCGTCGTAAGGCAGCACGCCGACAAACTCCAGCACCACGTCCAGGTACTCGTCGCACACCGCCAGCAGCTTGCCGAACAACTCACGACCATCCCGAGCGCGGCGAACCATGTTGGCCAGTATCCGAAACCGGCTCACCCCATGCTGGGTGCTGAGCAACTTGATCAGTGCGTAGGCATCGGTCAGCGAGGCTGGCTCGTCACACACCACCAGCAAAACATCCTGTGCCGCGCGGGCGAAGCTGAGCACGCCCTCGCCAACGCCGGCGGCGGTGTCAACCAGCATCACGTCCAGATCCGTTGTCAGCTCGCCAAACGCCTGGATCAGCCCGCCATAGACGGCCGCAGGCTGGTCGGCCATGCCGGCCACTCCCGAAGCGGCCGGCACAATGCGCAGCCCGGCCGGGCCTTGCACCACGACCTCCGCCAGTTCGCGCTCACCGGACAACACCTGCGCCAAAGTCCAGCGCGGCTTGATTCCCAGCAGCACATCGACGTTGGCCAGGCCCAGGTCCGCATCCAGCAGCATCACGCCGCGCCCACGCTGCGCCAGGGCGACGCCAAGATTGGTTGCCACATTGGTCTTGCCAACGCCGCCCTTGCCGCCGGTCACGGCGATCACCCGCACCGGCCGGGGCGCCAGCAAACCGCGCAGGCCGTGGGTCTGGTCAACAGCAGCATCAAGCATGGGCCACCGCCCTCAATTGGCCTGCCACAGCAGCTGATGTCGACGCCGCGCTTGGCGCCGGAGACGGCTGGGCACGGGCGCGAACCCGCTGCGCGGCCCGGTTGACAAGATCGCGGGCGCGGGCCGGATGCAGGTCCTCCGGGACTCGCTGGCCG contains these protein-coding regions:
- a CDS encoding RNA polymerase sigma factor FliA is translated as MNAVLAYKKAAKPDAAADQIDRLVREHAQLVKRIAYHLLARLPASVQVDDLIQAGMIGLMEAARRYDDGQGASFETYAGIRIRGTMLDELRRSGWLPRTALRKLRQLTEATRAAERELGGEAPPEAIARQLGMDMEAYFTLVREASEFGVLRFGDLAGEDEEPWENNIADASPGPQAQVEDEDLRERVAGAVGDLPPRERMVMSLYYEQELNLREIGEILGVSESRVCQIHGQALLRLRSRLGDRD
- a CDS encoding MinD/ParA family protein, whose protein sequence is MLDAAVDQTHGLRGLLAPRPVRVIAVTGGKGGVGKTNVATNLGVALAQRGRGVMLLDADLGLANVDVLLGIKPRWTLAQVLSGERELAEVVVQGPAGLRIVPAASGVAGMADQPAAVYGGLIQAFGELTTDLDVMLVDTAAGVGEGVLSFARAAQDVLLVVCDEPASLTDAYALIKLLSTQHGVSRFRILANMVRRARDGRELFGKLLAVCDEYLDVVLEFVGVLPYDDYLRKAIQRRQTVMEAFPRSPSAFAFRQLAEQVENWPRACGASGHLEFFFERMVQPLSVAVGGEA